One window of the Salvelinus alpinus chromosome 13, SLU_Salpinus.1, whole genome shotgun sequence genome contains the following:
- the LOC139537360 gene encoding NF-kappa-B inhibitor alpha-like has protein sequence MAGIQPRCDFGKQHARPILGFGLDKHETLGTSAPDDWCDSGLECLSGTALSLDDSFSNETSKTWGPRSPHTASYSSLDDTDKHPMDFSSLGGGERLDSAIGDSITDETVGSISQGLGTMHLNEPVISYTVDDCGRQAAPSLEEERQRRDEMLNTLNFVSEDGDTALHLALIHEHWAFVQYLLGVIALDRSWVPYLDIQNHLGQTALHLAVIVDQSQCVRGLLWGGASAELQERGGNTPLHLAVRELRQDCVREITSNCQSTDYLHVTNYSGVSALHLAVQRGKEDIISMLIEAGADVNQRDPGSGRSPLHWAVESQSPRVVQLLLHRGANVDQPSYAGHTALYCSLHRPNKEVQALLKAGGASDTQAQDEEERESEEEFDDVVINGQRVH, from the exons ATGGCTGGTATTCAGCCCAGGTGCGATTTTGGAAAGCAGCATGCACGGCCTATACTTGGCTTCGGGCTTGACAAACACGAAACTCTGGGTACTTCTGCACCGGATGATTGGTGCGACAGTGGGCTAGAATGTCTGAGTGGAACAGCGCTGAGCCTGGATGACTCCTTCAGCAATGAGACATCCAAAACCTGGGGGCCCAGGTCCCCTCACACGGCCTCCTACTCCTCACTGGATGACACTGACAAGCACCCTATGGACTTTAGTTCactgggtggtggagagaggTTGGACTCCGCTATAGGGGACTCAATTACAGATGAGACGGTGGGGAGTATATCACAGGGGCTGGGGACCATGCACCTGAATGAACCAGTTATCAGTTACACAGTCGATGACTGTGGGAGGCAAGCAGCACCGAGCCTGGAGGaggaaagacagaggagagacgaGATGCTCAACACACTGAACTTTGTGTCTGAGGATGGAGACAC GGCTCTTCACTTGGCTCTTATCCACGAGCACTGGGCCTTCGTACAATACTTACTGGGGGTGATAGCTCTGGACAGGAGCTGGGTGCCTTACCTGGACATCCAGAACCACTTGGGACAG ACTGCCCTCCACCTGGCTGTCATAGTGGACCAGTCCCAGTGTGTGCGGGGGCTGCTGTGGGGCGGTGCGAGTGCTGAGctccaggagagaggagggaacacacCGCTGCACTTGGCTGTCAGGGAGTTGAGGCAGGACTGTGTACGAGAGATCACCTCCAACTGCCAGAGCACCGACTATCTACACGTCACCAACTACTCAG GGGTGAGTGCACTGCATTTGGCAGTACAGAGGGGCAAGGAGGACATAATCAGCATGCTGATTGAGGCAGGAGCTGATGTTAACCAGAGG GACCCAGGCTCAGGCCGTTCCCCTCTCCACTGGGCCGTGGAGTCACAGAGCCCCAGGGTGGTGCAGTTACTGCTGCATAGGGGAGCCAATGTAGACCAGCCCTCCTATGCAGGCCACACAGCCCTCTACTGCTCCCTGCACAGGCCCAACAAGGAGGTACAGGCCCTGCTCAAGGCTGGAGGGGCCTCTGACACACAGGCCCAGGacgaagaggagagggagagtgaagag GAGTTTGATGACGTTGTTATCAATGGACAACGAGTGCACTAA
- the LOC139537359 gene encoding zinc finger and SCAN domain-containing protein 16-like isoform X2 produces MNVVEFLVSLLDVHKQQLTALTRQGEIQAKVLSQLVKDGLTKTLDRSSLQDEEEQRRPGMTTGRDKDPEDWVARLAGLLQEETQKKSQPIRPQGLTNASQTRVQGQMWTVEDKSRQDFLSLRYDTQKGARELGQRLDSAAKHWLRPDLRTAAQVEQCVAMEQFLSLLPKEAGAWVQKQQPRDMEEAISMAEQLLGSGVFTVSSPAPTQTDTAQSSTEAQEQGLEIPDVGMTSYQEEQDEHKRGPEEGSIFVCKQEVEDPDWHQESAPPEPIQMSVRTTEHESMSVDTPYIFLPRNNPLSSTMYTHPTPTVSSQIPSPQSPPPLAPDAYHSHVQDSPVIDGLRSNASSDETDLTARYTRLISEDGQLTWGTLSGVPSPSFHTRPPSPSPSHQCPDCGCCFAQQRNLEEHRNIHTGARPFVCGVCGKAFCHRRTLNKHTRIHSWERPFQCTDCGQTFKLKDTMKRHQVSHSKPGTGPGARHLSHSR; encoded by the exons atgaatgtggttgagTTCCTGGTGTCCCTGCTGGATGTGCATAAACAACAGCTGACAGCGcttaccagacagggggagatccAGGCCAAGGTCCTCAGCCAGCTGGTCAAGGATGGTTTAACCAAAACCCTTGACCGGTCTTCACTACAGGATGAAGAGGAACAGAGAAGGCCTGGGATGACAACAGGGAGAGATAAAGACCCGGAGGACTGGGTTGCtaggctggctgggctgctgcAAGAGGAGACACAGAAGAAGAGTCAACCGATCAGACCCCAGGGGTTGACTAATGCCTCCCAGACCAGGGTACAGGGACAGATGTGGACTGTGGAGGACAAGAGCAGGCAGGACTTCCTGTCCCTGAGGTACGACACCCAAAAGGGAGCCAGAGAGCTGGGGCAGAGGCTTGACTCAGCTGCTAAGCACTGGCTTAGGCCTGACCTAAGGACTGCTGCACAAGTAGAGCAGTGTGTTGCCATGGAGCAGTTTCTGTCCCTTTTGCCAAAGGAGGCTGGTGCCTGGGTGCAAAAGCAGCAGCCCAGGGATATGGAGGAAGCAATCAGCATGGCTGAGCAGCTGCTTGGGTCTGGGGTCTTCACCGTCTCTTCGCCTGcccctacacagacagacacagcacaGAGCTCAACAGAGGCACAAGAACAAGG CCTGGAGATTCCTGACGTGGGGATGACCAGCTATCAGGAGGAGCAGGACGAGCATAAGAGGGGCCCAGAGGAAGGGTCCATCTTTGTGTGTAAGCAGGAAGTGGAAGATCCTGACTGGCATCAGGAGAGTGCTCCTCCAGAGCCCATCCAAATGTCTGTGAGAACAACAGAACATGAAAGCATGTCTGTGGACACACCTTACATCTTCCTTCCCAGAAAcaaccctctctcctccaccatgTACACGCATCCAACACCCACAGTGTCCAGTCAGATCCCCTCTCCACAGTCACCCCCACCCCTAGCTCCTGACGcctatcattcacatgtccaggACAGCCCAGTGATAGACGGACTGCGGAGTAATGCTTCTAGTGACGAGACTGACCTTACTGCCAGGTACACAAGGCTAATCTCTGAAGATGGACAGTTGACCTGGGGGACCCTCTCGGGTGTTCCTTCACCCTCCTTCCACACTCGCCCGCcatcaccctcaccctcccatcaGTGCCCAGACTGTGGCTGCTGCTTCGCCCAGCAGAGGAACCTGGAGGAGCACAGGAACATTCACACGGGAGCGAGGCCCTTCGTCTGTGGGGTGTGTGGGAAGGCCTTCTGCCACCGCCGCACCctcaacaaacacacacgcatccACTCCTGGGAGAGACCCTTTCAATGTACTGACTGTGGACAGACCTTCAAACTCAAAGACACCATGAAGAGGCACCAGGTTTCCCACAGCAAGCCAGGGACAGGGCCAGGGGCACGTCACCTCTCTCACTCACGTTGA
- the LOC139537358 gene encoding tripartite motif-containing protein 16-like → MAESNFPLPPDGYTCLLCADMLRDPVTISCGDTYCLECIKIYWDQYDHLGVYSCPQCRATFSPRPVLRRNVPNVTQELELQPFPYLQRDSLCDFCVGRRSKAVKSCLMCLAYYCETHVKPHYESATFKRHKLVDETGHLDRKICPQHQKGLELFCRSDQMCICVLCTVREHRSHNIISAEEERAEKQKNLAVTQSEVQHIIQERMKELQELRHNVDVLKSNAQRVISDSDKIFSEMLQAVERWHVEVSQLTKANMQVAMSQAEGYVERLEQEILELQRKDVELRQILDTEDNIHFLQSFPTLCVPPEPTVPKVLINPQFSFGEITKTATDMKEHLDDICKKELSQISKLVSDTPVYILSPRGGDKQFKAPSRADFQEPKTRADFLRYSCPLTFDPNTAYKELVLFEGNHKVMRKKTVQFYPEHPERFDGFSQVLCRESLGGFRYYWEAEWSGEFSIGVAYKSISRKSKNSHSLLGYNDKSWSLLCSDSGYSAWHNKMDKDLPEAPRVTRVGVYLDYTANTVAFYSVSEAMELIHKFKAQFSEPLYAGFGVGSTVSLCQLKENLQPYRAQ, encoded by the exons ATGGCTGAGTCTAACTTCCCCCTGCCTCCAGATGGCTACACATGTCTTCTGTGTGCAGACATGCTGCGAGACCCCGTCACCATCTCCTGTGGAGACACCTACTGCCTGGAGTGCATCAAGATCTACTGGGACCAGTACGACCACCTGGGGGTGTACAGCTGCCCCCAGTGCCGGGCCACTTTCAGCCCTCGCCCCGTGCTGAGGCGCAATGTGCCCAACGTGACCCAGGAGCTTGAGCTGCAGCCCTTCCCCTACCTCCAGAGGGATTCACTGTGTGACTTCTGTGTAGGCCGCCGCAGCAAGGCTGTCAAGTCCTGCCTGATGTGCCTGGCCTACTACTGCGAGACACACGTCAAGCCTCACTACGAGTCGGCCACCTTCAAGAGGCACAAGCTGGTGGATGAGACGGGTCACCTGGACAGGAAAATCTGTCCGCAGCACCAGAAGGGCCTGGAGCTCTTCTGTCGCTCGGACCAGATGTGTATCTGTGTGCTGTGTACCGTCAGGGAGCACCGCAGCCACAACATAATTTCTGCTGAGGAGGAGCGAGCTGAGAAACAG AAAAACCTGGCAgtgacccagtctgaggtccagcaCATCATTCAGGAGCGGATGAAGGAACTGCAGGAGTTGAGACACAATGTTGACGTTCTCAAG AGCAATGCCCAGCGGGTGATATCGGACAGTGATAAGATCTTCAGTGAGATGTTGCAGGCAGTGGAGCGATGGCACGTTGAGGTGAGCCAGCTGACCAAGGCCAACATGCAGGTGGCCATGTCACAGGCTGAGGGATACGTGGAGCGGCTGGAGCAGGAGATCCTGGAGCTGCAGCGCAAAGATGTTGAGCTGCGCCAGATCCTGGACACAGAGGACAACATCCACTTCCTACAG AGTTTCCCCACGCTGTGTGTTCCTCCTGAGCCCACGGTGCCCAAAGTACTAATCAACCCCCAGTTCTCCTTCGGAGAGATCACGAAGACTGCCACCGACATGAAGGAGCATCTAGATGACATCTGTAAGAAGGAGCTGAGCCAAATCTCCAAGCTAG taAGTGATACCCCTGTGTACATACTTTCACCAAGAGGTGGAGACAAACAATTCAAAG CACCCTCCAGGGCAGATTTTCAGGAACCCAAAACTAGAGCAGACTTCTTGAGAT ATTCCTGTCCGCTCACCTTTGACCCCAACACAGCCTACAAAGAACTGGTTCTGTTTGAGGGGAACCACAAAGTAATGCGGAAGAAGACAGTCCAGTTTTACCCGGAACACCCCGAGCGATTCGATGGTTTCTCTCAGGTTCTATGCAGGGAGTCACTGGGTGGGTTCAGGTACTACTGGGAAGCAGAGTGGAGCGGGGAGTTCTCCATCGGAGTGGCCTACAAGAGCATCAGCCGCAAGAGTAAGAACTCTCACAGTCTGCTGGGCTACAACGACAAGTCCTGGAGCCTGCTCTGCTCTGACTCGGGCTACTCCGCATGGCACAACAAGATGGACAAAGACCTGCCAGAGGCCCCACGGGTCACACGGGTTGGAGTGTACCTGGACTACACTGCCAACACGGTGGCCTTCTACTCTGTGTCAGAGGCCATGGAGCTGATCCACAAATTCAAGGCCCAGTTCTCTGAGCCCCTGTATGCAGGCTTTGGAGTGGGTTCTACTGTGTCCCTCTGCCAACTAAAGGAGAACCTCCAACCTTACCGAGCTCAGTGA
- the LOC139537359 gene encoding zinc finger and SCAN domain-containing protein 23-like isoform X1 → MNVVEFLVSLLDVHKQQLTALTRQGEIQAKVLSQLVKDGLTKTLDRSSLQDEEEQRRPGMTTGRDKDPEDWVARLAGLLQEETQKKSQPIRPQGLTNASQTRVQGQMWTVEDKSRQDFLSLRYDTQKGARELGQRLDSAAKHWLRPDLRTAAQVEQCVAMEQFLSLLPKEAGAWVQKQQPRDMEEAISMAEQLLGSGVFTVSSPAPTQTDTAQSSTEAQEQGSVKMQSTSDQPDALTKSFLNQLETVKLESVHFSLEIPDVGMTSYQEEQDEHKRGPEEGSIFVCKQEVEDPDWHQESAPPEPIQMSVRTTEHESMSVDTPYIFLPRNNPLSSTMYTHPTPTVSSQIPSPQSPPPLAPDAYHSHVQDSPVIDGLRSNASSDETDLTARYTRLISEDGQLTWGTLSGVPSPSFHTRPPSPSPSHQCPDCGCCFAQQRNLEEHRNIHTGARPFVCGVCGKAFCHRRTLNKHTRIHSWERPFQCTDCGQTFKLKDTMKRHQVSHSKPGTGPGARHLSHSR, encoded by the exons atgaatgtggttgagTTCCTGGTGTCCCTGCTGGATGTGCATAAACAACAGCTGACAGCGcttaccagacagggggagatccAGGCCAAGGTCCTCAGCCAGCTGGTCAAGGATGGTTTAACCAAAACCCTTGACCGGTCTTCACTACAGGATGAAGAGGAACAGAGAAGGCCTGGGATGACAACAGGGAGAGATAAAGACCCGGAGGACTGGGTTGCtaggctggctgggctgctgcAAGAGGAGACACAGAAGAAGAGTCAACCGATCAGACCCCAGGGGTTGACTAATGCCTCCCAGACCAGGGTACAGGGACAGATGTGGACTGTGGAGGACAAGAGCAGGCAGGACTTCCTGTCCCTGAGGTACGACACCCAAAAGGGAGCCAGAGAGCTGGGGCAGAGGCTTGACTCAGCTGCTAAGCACTGGCTTAGGCCTGACCTAAGGACTGCTGCACAAGTAGAGCAGTGTGTTGCCATGGAGCAGTTTCTGTCCCTTTTGCCAAAGGAGGCTGGTGCCTGGGTGCAAAAGCAGCAGCCCAGGGATATGGAGGAAGCAATCAGCATGGCTGAGCAGCTGCTTGGGTCTGGGGTCTTCACCGTCTCTTCGCCTGcccctacacagacagacacagcacaGAGCTCAACAGAGGCACAAGAACAAGG GAGTGTCAAGATGCAGAGCACCAGTGATCAGCCAGATGCTTTGACCAAGTCATTTCTCAACCAGCTGGAGACAGTTAAACTGGAGTCTGTCCATTTCAGCCTGGAGATTCCTGACGTGGGGATGACCAGCTATCAGGAGGAGCAGGACGAGCATAAGAGGGGCCCAGAGGAAGGGTCCATCTTTGTGTGTAAGCAGGAAGTGGAAGATCCTGACTGGCATCAGGAGAGTGCTCCTCCAGAGCCCATCCAAATGTCTGTGAGAACAACAGAACATGAAAGCATGTCTGTGGACACACCTTACATCTTCCTTCCCAGAAAcaaccctctctcctccaccatgTACACGCATCCAACACCCACAGTGTCCAGTCAGATCCCCTCTCCACAGTCACCCCCACCCCTAGCTCCTGACGcctatcattcacatgtccaggACAGCCCAGTGATAGACGGACTGCGGAGTAATGCTTCTAGTGACGAGACTGACCTTACTGCCAGGTACACAAGGCTAATCTCTGAAGATGGACAGTTGACCTGGGGGACCCTCTCGGGTGTTCCTTCACCCTCCTTCCACACTCGCCCGCcatcaccctcaccctcccatcaGTGCCCAGACTGTGGCTGCTGCTTCGCCCAGCAGAGGAACCTGGAGGAGCACAGGAACATTCACACGGGAGCGAGGCCCTTCGTCTGTGGGGTGTGTGGGAAGGCCTTCTGCCACCGCCGCACCctcaacaaacacacacgcatccACTCCTGGGAGAGACCCTTTCAATGTACTGACTGTGGACAGACCTTCAAACTCAAAGACACCATGAAGAGGCACCAGGTTTCCCACAGCAAGCCAGGGACAGGGCCAGGGGCACGTCACCTCTCTCACTCACGTTGA